The Glycine max cultivar Williams 82 chromosome 12, Glycine_max_v4.0, whole genome shotgun sequence genome window below encodes:
- the LOC102666716 gene encoding uncharacterized protein encodes MAVALAIQHWWPYLLGRKFIVFSDQKSLKQLLQQHIITGGQQNWLAKLLGYNFEIIYKLGKENRQADALSRSRDEMELNNVIYFPVWLDWQEINAEVHTDEKLRKIIEEVKKGQGEKINAGFVYRQGVLYYKNRLVIPEKLAWIPKFLEEFHATPEGGHSGFYRT; translated from the coding sequence ATGGCGGTAGCACTGGCAATACAGCACTGGTGGCCTTACCTTCTGGGGCGAAAATTCATTGTGTTCTCAGATCAGAAAAGCCTCAAACAATTACTACAACAACATATCATAACTGGAGGGCAGCAAAATTGGTTGGCAAAGCTCTTAGGGTATAATTTTGAGATAATTTATAAGCTTGGAAAGGAGAACCGACAAGCTGATGCTCTGTCCCGTAGTAGAGATGAAATGGAACTGAACAATGTGATTTACTTCCCGGTATGGTTGGATTGGCAAGAAATCAATGCTGAGGTGCACACAGATgagaagttaagaaaaataatcgaAGAAGTGAAGAAAGGACAGGGGGAGAAGATCAATGCTGGATTTGTATATAGACAAGGGGtactttattataaaaatcgcCTCGTCATCCCAGAGAAATTAGCTTGGATTCCAAAATTTCTGGAAGAATTCCATGCTACTCCTGAAGGTGGTCATTCTGGTTTCTATCGCACATAA